From a single Bacillus pumilus genomic region:
- a CDS encoding GTP pyrophosphokinase, with product MNMSATHVEDLKNVMEDWKNELLVYKFALDEMDTKFSIISQEYNLIHGHNPIEHTKSRIKSFESIVNKLARKGCDITTQCAKEYIHDIAGVRIICSFIQDIYNIMDVLRQREDLKILEVKDYIQHPKPNGYRSLHLIVEIPVYLTNRVEHVKVEIQVRTIAMDFWASLEHKIYYKLQNDVPHQLTDELKEAADIAHYLDEKMQNIKREID from the coding sequence ATGAATATGTCAGCAACTCATGTAGAAGATTTGAAAAACGTCATGGAAGACTGGAAAAATGAATTATTAGTATATAAATTCGCATTAGATGAAATGGATACAAAGTTTTCAATTATTAGTCAGGAATATAATTTGATCCATGGCCATAACCCAATAGAGCATACAAAATCACGGATTAAATCCTTTGAAAGCATTGTGAACAAATTAGCAAGAAAAGGATGCGACATTACCACACAATGTGCAAAGGAGTATATCCATGATATTGCAGGTGTCCGCATCATCTGCTCCTTTATTCAAGATATTTATAACATTATGGATGTTTTGAGGCAGAGAGAGGATTTAAAAATCCTTGAAGTGAAAGATTATATCCAACATCCAAAACCAAACGGCTACAGAAGTCTTCATTTAATCGTGGAAATCCCTGTGTACTTAACGAATCGTGTAGAGCATGTGAAGGTTGAGATTCAGGTGCGGACGATAGCGATGGATTTTTGGGCGAGTCTTGAACATAAAATCTATTATAAACTACAAAACGATGTCCCTCATCAGCTGACCGATGAACTGAAGGAAGCGGCAGATATTGCCCACTATTTAGATGAAAAAATGCAAAATATCAAACGAGAAATTGATTAG